CCTGCTGGATGTCAGCCTGGCGCCTGACAACGCTCCGGTCATTGCCCATATCGACGATACCCTGCTGAAAAAAACAGGACGCAAAGTACATGGTGCGAAATGGCAGCGAGACCCGCTTGGACCCGCTTTCCACACCAATTTTATCTGGGCACAGCGCTTTGTACAGGCCAGTATCGCCTGCCCGGCCTCTTCGCAGCTTTGTCAGGCACGGAGTATACCGGTGAGTTTTGTCCATGCGCCCATGCCGGTTAAACCCGGCCGTAATGCGGATCAGCTGCAAAAGGACGCTTACAAAGAAGCTAAAAAGAAAAGCAGGATAAGCTGTGTTGGCGCAAAGCTGGTGGGTTCATTGCGCCAGCGCCTCAACGAGTTGGGATCAGCCTCACGTCACCTGCTTGTAAGTTTTGATGGGGGGTATACCAATCGCGAAGTAATCCAAAACTTGCCGGCGCATACAACCTTCATCGGCAGGGTCCGCAAAGACGCTAAAATCTATGATCCACCTGCTGACCAGCCTGACACAGGGCGGCGGCGCTTGTACGGGGAGCCTAAGTTAACTCCGGACCAGATTCGTACCAGTGATCAGGTAAGCTGGCAGAAGGTCAAAGCTTTCGCGGCAGGCAAGGAGCACGAGTTTAAATTAAAGGTAGTAGAAAACGTTAAGTGGAAGCCTGCGGGCGGGCACCAGCTACTCAAGCTTATTATTATCAGTCCTCTTGGGTACCGCTTGGCTAAAGGGGCGAACCTGTTGTACCGTAAACCCGCCTTTCTGATAACCAATGACCTGAAGTTACCGCTGCAAACCCTGCTTCAGGCTTATGTTTGGCGCTGGGAGATTGAAGTCAACTTTCGAGAGCAGAAAACCCTGATGGGCTGCGGGCAGGCACAGGTGCGCAACCAGCACTCCGCCGAAGGTGTACCTAAGTTTGTTACAGCGGTGTACAGTCTGTTACTGCTTGCCGCTGAACACTGCAGCAGGCAGAATGATCCACCGGTCCAAATGCTGCAACGTGCCAAGTGGTACCCCGAGAAAGAAAACAGCAGGTGGACGACAGGAGACATTTGTAACCGCTTCAGGGCGGAATACTACAGCAAAGCCATAGGGGTGAGTTTTGACGGCTTCATGAACAAAAGGTACCGAAAGCAGAACCACCTAAAACTGCTAAACCCGGCTTTATCGGCCATGATTAGCATCAGAACTTAGCCAAACTCCAGGGTGCCCCTACAGGGCACGACGGGTTTGGTCACGATAATAGCTCATAAATCAAAAGATTCTGTTTGGCTTTATCGCCCTTGCCATTCTCACTCATAAACAAAAAAGCCCCGAAAGGGCGACATACCCAAGCACAGGGTGCCAACCCTGTGACAACGGAACACATCCAAAAAGAGCCCTGAAGGGGCGGCATACTTCCAATACTGGAACAAGATACAACATCATTCTCAGGCACCGATAGTATGTCGGCCCGTTGGGGCTTTTTGCGCACGAGCATTGAACACGAATTACCCAACTATGGGCGGGTTGCCGGATTTCATAGCGGTATCCCAGCCCAAAAAGCAAGGTGTTCACCGCAGGTTTGGGGGCTTGCAAAATGGCACGGGCCCCCTGATGTTCACGGAGTTTTCCCCAAAAAAACACAAAGCCGGAAGCAGCTGTGCCGCGAGTTTAAGGTGATTGTTTCGGAATAGCGCGGCTCACGAATATCCGAATACAATGGCAAGGATGATCACTACTGCACCGGCACCAAGGAGTTTGAGCAGCAGCGGGAAGCAGAAGCGGAACCAGCGGTCATAGGGGACACCGGCCATCCCGAGGATGCCCATCAGTACGGCGTTGGTGGGCACGAGCATGTTGGCAAAGCCGTCGCCGAAGAGGAAGGCGAGCACGGCGACCTGTCGTGAAATACCGAGGAGGTCGCTCAGCGGCGCCATGAGGGGCATGGTTACAAAGGCCTGACCGCTGCCCGAGGGTACAAAAAGATTCAGAAGGGTCTGCATGATCATCATGCCGACACCTGCGATTTCCGGACCTACTACCGAGAGCGGAATCGACAGGTAGTGCACGATGGTGTGCAGAATTTGGCCGTCTTCCATCATGAGGGCAATGCCGCGGGCTACGCCGACAAGCAGGGCTGTTTCGGTGAGGTTCATGGCACCGCCAACAAATTCTTTGGCGGTCACACTCGGGCCGATGCGCCCGATGAGGGCGGTTACGATACCGAGAATCACAAAAGCTGCGCCCAGCTCAGTGAGGTACCAGCCCCGTGTTGCGATGCCCCAGACTGCGGTGCCGAGGGCTGCAAAAAAGGAAATCAGGATGAGGATGTGACTCACGGTCAGGTCGGGGTAGGATTTCGGCGGTGCACCGCCTTCCGGCACTTTGATGCCCTGCATGAGACTGGCGGACGGGTCAAGCTGTACTTTACGGGCGTAGGACCATACGTGATGGGCACCTATGGCCACAAAGGGCAGCAATATCCCGGCACGGAGCTGCCATCCGGAGTAGGTCGGCAGGTCTGCCACGCCCTGTGCTACCACAACCGTATACTGATTGAAAGCCGCGGTTCCGTAGCCGATGCCGTAGCCTGCCACCACAATACCGACGGCGGTCATGGCGTCGAGGTTCATTGCCCGGCACAGGGCCACGAGAATGAGAATAAAGGGGATGTATTCCCCGGAGGCCCCCATGGCGCTCGAGGCTACCGCAAACACGAATAT
This genomic stretch from Cyclonatronum proteinivorum harbors:
- a CDS encoding transposase, which translates into the protein MQRLVHDLAYGLVNCGGKRTLTGMLSGSGNQFCDWTAAYRMFSKQRFDPQDLLDVSLAPDNAPVIAHIDDTLLKKTGRKVHGAKWQRDPLGPAFHTNFIWAQRFVQASIACPASSQLCQARSIPVSFVHAPMPVKPGRNADQLQKDAYKEAKKKSRISCVGAKLVGSLRQRLNELGSASRHLLVSFDGGYTNREVIQNLPAHTTFIGRVRKDAKIYDPPADQPDTGRRRLYGEPKLTPDQIRTSDQVSWQKVKAFAAGKEHEFKLKVVENVKWKPAGGHQLLKLIIISPLGYRLAKGANLLYRKPAFLITNDLKLPLQTLLQAYVWRWEIEVNFREQKTLMGCGQAQVRNQHSAEGVPKFVTAVYSLLLLAAEHCSRQNDPPVQMLQRAKWYPEKENSRWTTGDICNRFRAEYYSKAIGVSFDGFMNKRYRKQNHLKLLNPALSAMISIRT
- a CDS encoding YfcC family protein, which codes for MPMSFKMPHTLTLLFFLMVAALAATWIIPQGSFQTELNEAGREVVMPGTYETSERVFLSPMNLFTGIPRAFAAAQDIIFFLFIIGGVLAIIRKTGTIDALLGRLLENLGDKPQLMIFTVIFVFAVASSAMGASGEYIPFILILVALCRAMNLDAMTAVGIVVAGYGIGYGTAAFNQYTVVVAQGVADLPTYSGWQLRAGILLPFVAIGAHHVWSYARKVQLDPSASLMQGIKVPEGGAPPKSYPDLTVSHILILISFFAALGTAVWGIATRGWYLTELGAAFVILGIVTALIGRIGPSVTAKEFVGGAMNLTETALLVGVARGIALMMEDGQILHTIVHYLSIPLSVVGPEIAGVGMMIMQTLLNLFVPSGSGQAFVTMPLMAPLSDLLGISRQVAVLAFLFGDGFANMLVPTNAVLMGILGMAGVPYDRWFRFCFPLLLKLLGAGAVVIILAIVFGYS